AGAAAAGCAGTGGCCATGGTGACTCCGAGACCATGCCAAACGGCGCGCAAAACATTGGGATCCAAAGATGGATGCAAAGCGCCTGAAAGGCATTGCTGCCAAATCGACAGCCCGCCTCCATGCAGCCCTGTCCAAGTCACGATCAAAACGGGCACCAGCGCCAAGGAAGGCAACAGGGTTAGTAGTGGTGCGGCTGGTCTCGGGCGATTCATCCGGCCTCGTACAACCTGGAAAGGTCAGCAGGAGTGAGTTGGTCAGACGGTTGGTCCATCACAAGCTCGCCATCCTGCAAACCGATCACACGATCAAATCGATGAACGAGTTGGGGTTGATGCAAGCTGATCACAATGGCCTGAGCGCCACAATTCAGCCGCCCGTCTGGTGAACGATTCAGCAGGTGATCCAATAAGTCAGAGGCGATCGCAGGATCCAAGTTCGCGATCGGTTCATCGGCCAAGATCAGCTGCGGTTGCTGACGGAGCAAGCGGGCCAGAGCCACGCGTTGTCTCTGCCCTCCTGACAACTGACGAATCGGAGCATCGATCAATCCACGCTCGATGAGTTCTGAATCCAGACCTGCTCGCTGCAAGCAATCTTTGCAGGAAGATTGATCCACGTTGAACAACAGGTTGGCCAATCCCCAGACCAGGTTGTGACGGCCCAAGGCACCGCTGTTGACGTTTTGACCAACGCTGAGCTCCTCCACAAGCAGCAGGTCTTGCCAGAGCATTCCAATCTCCCTTTTTTTGCGACGAGGCATGGTGCGAATCGACGCACCACACCAACGCACCTCTCCCTGTTCTGGACGAAGACTGCCATTGGCGATGGCCAGCAAAGTGCTCTTGCCGGCCCCACTTCGTCCCAATAGAGCGATCCGCTCCCCCTCAAACACCGAGAGGGAAATCGAGCGCAGTCGATCTCCTCTCGGTCCACTCAGGCTGACATTCACCAACTCAAGGAGAGAGGTCAACGGATCTTGCCGAGCTGACGGCCCACCTGCTCAATGGGTTGATATTCAGATTCCTGTGCCGGAATAAAACGTTTGGCTCCAAACAATTCCAAGATGGTTTTCTGCCGCTGGGTGCTGGGGGTTAAACCCAAAATGGCCTTCTGGAGTTTGGTTGTGAATCCTTTCCCGAAACGTTGATCGAGATTGGGTCTTGCCACCCAGTGGTAATCCACATAAGGGGGTGTTTTCCAAATCACCTTCACCTTTGTGGGATCTACGTTCCCCTTTTTAACGGCCACATCCCATACCAATTCATTAAGAGCGCCAGCCTGATAAGAGCCGCTCTGCACCAACGCGATCGTGGCATCGTGGCTTCCGCTGAAGCCTGCTTGTCCGCCGGCAAATTGCTTCGGAGTCACGCCCGCTTTGGCCAGAAAATGCTGAGGCATTAGTCGTCCCGATGTTGAACTTTCTGATCCAAAGGTGAAGCGCTTTCCCTTTAATCCTTTCAGACCATTAATGTTGCTGAAGGGTTTTAAACCCGCTGAAGTATTGGCAATAAAGACACTTTGAAACTTTGCATCAATAGCTCGTTGCGCCAGAACCTTGGCACCTGGAGTTTGAAGACGGGCCTGAACACCTGTGAGCCCTCCAAACCAGACAAGATCAAGACTTCCTGTCCTAAAAGCACTCACGGCTGCTGGGTAATTGCTAACCGGCACGTACCGAACAGGGACCTTGAGTTTGTCGCTTAATTCAGTGGCAAGTTGGCCGTAACGACGGTTTAACCGTTCTGGGTTTTGATCGGGTATTGCTCCGATCCTGAGTGTTGCTTGAGCGTTCGCTGGAAGGACCGCTGAGCCCTGGCTACAAAGAAAAGCCAAAAGAACAACGGCCCCTTTTTTTCGGACCCGTGTCAACAGCTTGGTCATGCTTGAAAAATGATGGAGTTAGCGACGAGTCAGCAAATTCTGAAACCGACTCAGTCCATCGGAAATCGTCTCACGCGAGACGGCACAAGACAGCCTGACGCAACGATCATCGCCAAAGGCACCACCCGGAACAATCGCCAATCCTTCCTCCTCAAGAGCACGCTCACAAAAGGCCAGCGAATCGGTAATGGAGTCAGGCAAGCGAGGGAACGCATAAAACGCGCCTCTTGGCGGCACAAGGGTGATGCCCTTCATCTGTTGCAGCCCATTGCAGAGCTCGGCTCGCCGCGTGTTGTAGCTAGCGGCCATCGCCCGGATGCAATCCCGAGACCCCTGAAGCGCCGCCAAAGCTCCCCGTTGAGCAAAGCTGCACACATTGCTGGTGCTTTGGCTTTGAAGGGCAGCCGCGGCCTTGATCACCGTGCTGTCACCACTGAGATATCCGAGTCGCCAACCGGTCATGGCCCAGCCTTTGGCAAAACCGTTCACCACAAAACACCGCTCTCTGAGATCTGGAGCCACTGCGGCGAAGCTGTGGTGGGATTCACCCTCTTCCAACAGATATTCGTAGATCTCATCGCTCATCACCATCAGGTGCGGATGCCTTCGCACTAGCTCTGCCAGGGCTTCTAGTTCACTAAGACACAACACACGACCTGTTGGGTTGCCGGGTGAATTGAGCACCAGCACCTTGGTTAACGGTGTGATGGATTGTTCAATCTTGTTCAAATCAAGTCCAAACCCATCGCTTGCTGACGACGGCACCGTGACCGGATTTCCCCCGGCCAAGCGAACAATTTCTGGGTAACTCAACCAAAATGGGGCCGGAATGATGACTTCGTCGCCTGGGTTCAGAAGCACTTGGAACAGGTTGTAAATCGCCTGTTTGCCGCCATTGGTGACCAAGACCTGATCGGTTTTGGTGGGGATGTTGTTTTCAAGACTCAATTTCTGCGCGATCGCAGCCCTCAGCTCTGGATCGCCAGCAGCGGGGCCATACCGGGTGATGCCGTCCCTGAGGGCTTGGATTGACGCCTCAACAATGAAGTCTGGCGTCCCGAAATCCGGCTCCCCCGCACTCAGGCTGCACACATCCACACCCTTTTGCTGCAGGGCTTTTGCTCGGGCGCTAATGGCAAGTGTGAGCGATGGCTGAAGAGCCAAAGCTCGGTGCGAGAGAGATGGGGGGCCTGGCATCAGCACGGCACCCCCTCGATGGATGCTCGGATATGTGAAACAACATCCTGCCTGATGTGGCGTCGGTGACAACACCGATGTGCTGATGACAGCCTGGATCGAAATGTTGACCATGCCGACCATGTCCGCTGAAACGACCTCATTGAGTTGGGTGTTGGCGGCCAATAATCCCCAATCTCTCGCGGAGTTTTATGCGAACGCTCTGGGATGTTCGTGCCGTAAAGGACTATCAGACCAGCACTGGATGGTGTCTCTACCCACGGGAGAAACACTGCAGATTTATCGCCCTTCTCATCAACGGCCTTGGCCCGTGCGAGGTGCAGCCCTGGCCCCTTGTTTTCAGCGGATCGGAACCGACCATCCTGAGACGGAGCTCGCCGGTTGGATCGAGCAACTGGAGGTCTTGGGAGCACGGCGGCGCGAACCCGCTCGTCTTGAATCATTTGGAGCGGAATGCTGGATGGAGGATCCTGAGGGACAGCCCTTTCTCACCTTGGTGCTGCAGCAAGGTTTCGTTGGCTCATAGGGTTTTGAACTGAGCGATCCATGCGCGTGTCGTTAGAAGACTTAAAGGCATCCTGTCTCCAGTGTCAGCGCTGTGACTTAGCGAAAGAACGAAAGCATGTTGTGGTCAGTCGCGGACATCCTTCAGCACGGCTGATGGTGATTGGAGAAGCGCCAGGGGCTGATGAGGATGCTCAAGGTCGTCCCTTTGTTGGACGTTCCGGACGACTCTTGGATGCATGCCTGACAGAGGTTGGGCTTGATCAAGCCGATGACACTTACATCTGCAACTTGATCAAATGCCGTCCCCCTGGAAATCGACGTCCAACCCCAGCCGAGCTCAAGGCCTGCAGACCCTGGCTTGATCGTCAAATTCTTGAGGTCAATCCTGAGATCCTGTTCATTCTTGGGGCGACGGCCACAGCGACACTGCTCGAATGCCGCACACCGATTAGTCGCTTAAGGGGTCATTGGACGGAGTGGAAAGGGCGTTGTGTGATGCCGAGTTTTCATCCCTCTTACCTCTTGCGCAATCCTTCGCGGGAACCTGGGAAACCACACTCGCTGTTCATGGCTGACCTAACCCACGTCAAGCACGCACTGAACGGGGCTGTGTCAGGGTTAACCCCAGATTCGAGCGATCGTTGATGACCGCCTCGCAGCGTTACGACACAAAGATTCATCGCCGGGTGACGCGCACCGTGATGGTCGGCGATGTGCCCATCGGAAGTGAGCACCCGATTGCGGTGCAATCGATGATCAATGAAGACACACTTGATATCGACGGTTCGGTCGCGGGAATTCTTCGTCTAGCCGATGCCGGATGCGAAATCGTGCGTGTCACGACTCCGTCGATCGGTCATGCCAAAGCGATGGGGAAGATTCGCTCAGCGCTTCGAGCTCAGGGATGCAAAATCCCGCTCGTGGCTGATGTTCATCACAACGGCACGCGCATCGCCCTAGAAGTCGCGAAGCACGTCGACAAAGTTCGCATTAATCCTGGGTTATTTGTTTTCGACAAACCGGATCCCGATCGCCAGGAGTTCAGCAAAGAGGAGTTTGATGCGATTGGAGATCGGATCAAGGAAACCTTTGCCCCACTCGTGCAGGTGCTGAAAGAGCAAAACAAGGCCTTGCGGATTGGAGTGAATCACGGCTCTTTGGCTGAACGAATGCTGTTCACCTATGGAGATACACCTCAAGGAATGGTCGAGTCGGCCATGGAGTTTGTACGCATCTGCGATTCACTCGATTTTCACAACATCGTGATTTCGATGAAGGCATCCCGTGCACCCGTGATGCTGGCGGCGTACCGATTAATGGCCGACACCATGGATCGGGAAGGGTTCAACTACCCACTGCACTTAGGAGTCACTGAAGCAGGTGATGGCGACTACGGGCGCATCAAGAGCACGGCCGGAATCGCAACACTGCTGGCGGAAGGCCTTGGCGACACCCTTCGCGTGTCCTTAACAGAAGCCCCTGAAAAGGAAATTCCTGTGTGCTTCTCGATCCTGCAGGCGTTGGGAATCCGCAAGACGATGGTCGAGTACGTGGCCTGTCCGAGCTGCGGTCGCACTTTGTTTAATCTTGAGGAGGTGCTTCATCAGGTCCGAAACGCCACCTGTCATCTCACCGGACTCGACATTGCGGTGATGGGTTGCATTGTCAATGGTCCTGGCGAGATGGCTGACGCTGACTACGGTTATGTGGGTAAGGGGCCTGGGGTAATCGCCCTGTATCGCAACCGCGATGAGATCCGAAAAGTCCCCGAGTCGGAGGGTGTAGAGGCCCTAGTGCAGTTGATCAAAGACGACGGTCGCTGGGTTGAACCCGACTGATGTCGTTAGGGTGATCAAAAGGTCCTCATGGACGGCATGCGCGCTAAAAAATCCAGCATCAAAGCTTCTCAACGTCGCACCTGGTTTGTAGCTCTTGGCGCAGGGGCTGTCACAGCGGCCGTGGTTGTGGCGAATCCTGGTTTGGGTTTGCCAAGTACATCCTCATCGTCTATCACCAACAGCCCCAAAGAGGTGATTGATCAGGTATGGCAGATCGTCTATCGAGATTTCCTGGATTCATCGGGCGGTTATGACCTGGATCAGTGGTCCATTCTTCGAAAGGATTTACTCTCCAAGTCCTATGCCG
The Synechococcus sp. CC9311 DNA segment above includes these coding regions:
- a CDS encoding uracil-DNA glycosylase produces the protein MRVSLEDLKASCLQCQRCDLAKERKHVVVSRGHPSARLMVIGEAPGADEDAQGRPFVGRSGRLLDACLTEVGLDQADDTYICNLIKCRPPGNRRPTPAELKACRPWLDRQILEVNPEILFILGATATATLLECRTPISRLRGHWTEWKGRCVMPSFHPSYLLRNPSREPGKPHSLFMADLTHVKHALNGAVSGLTPDSSDR
- the ispG gene encoding (E)-4-hydroxy-3-methylbut-2-enyl-diphosphate synthase, with protein sequence MTASQRYDTKIHRRVTRTVMVGDVPIGSEHPIAVQSMINEDTLDIDGSVAGILRLADAGCEIVRVTTPSIGHAKAMGKIRSALRAQGCKIPLVADVHHNGTRIALEVAKHVDKVRINPGLFVFDKPDPDRQEFSKEEFDAIGDRIKETFAPLVQVLKEQNKALRIGVNHGSLAERMLFTYGDTPQGMVESAMEFVRICDSLDFHNIVISMKASRAPVMLAAYRLMADTMDREGFNYPLHLGVTEAGDGDYGRIKSTAGIATLLAEGLGDTLRVSLTEAPEKEIPVCFSILQALGIRKTMVEYVACPSCGRTLFNLEEVLHQVRNATCHLTGLDIAVMGCIVNGPGEMADADYGYVGKGPGVIALYRNRDEIRKVPESEGVEALVQLIKDDGRWVEPD
- a CDS encoding putative selenate ABC transporter substrate-binding protein gives rise to the protein MTKLLTRVRKKGAVVLLAFLCSQGSAVLPANAQATLRIGAIPDQNPERLNRRYGQLATELSDKLKVPVRYVPVSNYPAAVSAFRTGSLDLVWFGGLTGVQARLQTPGAKVLAQRAIDAKFQSVFIANTSAGLKPFSNINGLKGLKGKRFTFGSESSTSGRLMPQHFLAKAGVTPKQFAGGQAGFSGSHDATIALVQSGSYQAGALNELVWDVAVKKGNVDPTKVKVIWKTPPYVDYHWVARPNLDQRFGKGFTTKLQKAILGLTPSTQRQKTILELFGAKRFIPAQESEYQPIEQVGRQLGKIR
- a CDS encoding pyridoxal phosphate-dependent aminotransferase gives rise to the protein MPGPPSLSHRALALQPSLTLAISARAKALQQKGVDVCSLSAGEPDFGTPDFIVEASIQALRDGITRYGPAAGDPELRAAIAQKLSLENNIPTKTDQVLVTNGGKQAIYNLFQVLLNPGDEVIIPAPFWLSYPEIVRLAGGNPVTVPSSASDGFGLDLNKIEQSITPLTKVLVLNSPGNPTGRVLCLSELEALAELVRRHPHLMVMSDEIYEYLLEEGESHHSFAAVAPDLRERCFVVNGFAKGWAMTGWRLGYLSGDSTVIKAAAALQSQSTSNVCSFAQRGALAALQGSRDCIRAMAASYNTRRAELCNGLQQMKGITLVPPRGAFYAFPRLPDSITDSLAFCERALEEEGLAIVPGGAFGDDRCVRLSCAVSRETISDGLSRFQNLLTRR
- a CDS encoding VOC family protein, with product MPTMSAETTSLSWVLAANNPQSLAEFYANALGCSCRKGLSDQHWMVSLPTGETLQIYRPSHQRPWPVRGAALAPCFQRIGTDHPETELAGWIEQLEVLGARRREPARLESFGAECWMEDPEGQPFLTLVLQQGFVGS
- a CDS encoding phosphonate ABC transporter ATP-binding protein, coding for MTSLLELVNVSLSGPRGDRLRSISLSVFEGERIALLGRSGAGKSTLLAIANGSLRPEQGEVRWCGASIRTMPRRKKREIGMLWQDLLLVEELSVGQNVNSGALGRHNLVWGLANLLFNVDQSSCKDCLQRAGLDSELIERGLIDAPIRQLSGGQRQRVALARLLRQQPQLILADEPIANLDPAIASDLLDHLLNRSPDGRLNCGAQAIVISLHQPQLVHRFDRVIGLQDGELVMDQPSDQLTPADLSRLYEAG